A stretch of the Pedobacter sp. MC2016-14 genome encodes the following:
- a CDS encoding RNA polymerase sigma factor: MLSYTMQEEKNSYLLKTIHKYGQGLLSFIRGKVRSDDDAEDILQDIWYSLSTVVNTAPVEQTGAWLYKVARNKITDKYRKRSESLLSDVFSEDDDQEMDYSSFLFPDANTPETEFLRKLFWEQLFAALKELPDEQRQVFIWQELEDVPFQEIAEQTGVNVQTLVSRKRYAVLHLRKRLRQLYNELTD; encoded by the coding sequence ATGCTTAGTTATACCATGCAAGAAGAGAAGAACAGTTACCTGCTTAAAACCATACATAAATATGGACAAGGATTACTGTCTTTTATTCGTGGAAAGGTGCGTAGTGACGATGACGCTGAGGATATTCTGCAGGATATCTGGTACAGTTTAAGTACAGTGGTAAATACTGCCCCAGTAGAGCAAACTGGTGCCTGGCTTTATAAGGTTGCCCGTAATAAGATCACAGACAAGTACCGTAAACGTTCAGAAAGTTTACTTAGTGATGTTTTTTCTGAGGATGACGATCAGGAAATGGATTACAGCTCTTTTTTGTTCCCCGATGCAAATACACCGGAAACGGAATTTCTGCGTAAGCTTTTCTGGGAACAGCTTTTTGCGGCATTAAAGGAGCTTCCTGACGAACAAAGGCAGGTATTTATATGGCAGGAACTGGAGGATGTTCCTTTTCAGGAAATTGCGGAACAAACTGGTGTAAATGTACAAACCCTGGTCTCACGAAAAAGATATGCCGTACTGCACCTGCGTAAACGGCTAAGACAATTGTATAATGAATTAACAGATTAA
- a CDS encoding ATP-binding protein, with protein sequence MRIKKAYYILLLLLGWSASFCFSAEISMVPTAKNGLIDLSKQDFSEDVSLNGEWFFYWQQFLNPHQPDKGKSELVNFPFRWDGYVLNGKTLPGFGYGTYKLTVVLPKAVGPLTLVMPDVYSAYRLFINGKEETANGTVSTSANGFVPHWQYRAVHLPEGADTLTLILHAANFAHSKGGFKNAITIGKTYEVELDRNRAEAIDLLLTGCLLMGGLFFLGLFLLGNRDKAILLFSLYCIVYSYRIIGVDNYELHTVLPHMSWYITARIEYMTLFAGIGLFTLYTRYLYPEVISLLVIKVLAFICFGFAAIVILFPAYYFTQLINPFLLVTLFCMGYMPYVYAVAFKNKLPGATYALTSCLSLSIIFGISLFHYWGLIPQLQLLSFFAYVSFFFLQSLVLSHRVSFVLRNAREAAEMGLIAKSEFLSTMSHEIRTPLNSVIGMSHLLLKNNPREDQTEQLGIMLFSANNLLAIVNDILDYNKIEAGKITFEHIEMDVPAIVKNIVSGLQTSAQDKGIELRLFIDSTLQNKVMGDPTRIFQVVTNLVHNAIKFTQSGYVDVRVEVKQQDAQRVTLRVQVKDTGIGISAEKQKLIFERFTQADSSTSRGFGGTGLGLAICKRILELQNSSLELISEEGEGSAFFFEQTFDKSIKTAAQQNIEKNLPKQEDKPFAGISILLVEDNPVNVMVAQTFLQRWGAQIDVAVNGKEAIEKLDIDKHKLILMDLHMPVMDGYEAAKSMRANGVLIPIVALTANLPKEIEEKVKQAGIDDVVIKPFLPDELYRKLLHYLL encoded by the coding sequence ATGAGGATAAAAAAAGCATATTATATACTGTTGCTGCTGCTGGGTTGGAGCGCGTCATTTTGTTTTTCGGCGGAGATAAGTATGGTTCCTACTGCAAAGAATGGGCTAATAGACCTAAGCAAGCAGGACTTCTCTGAAGATGTATCGCTTAACGGAGAATGGTTCTTTTACTGGCAACAATTTTTAAATCCTCACCAGCCTGACAAAGGAAAAAGCGAACTCGTAAATTTTCCATTTAGATGGGATGGTTATGTGCTAAATGGCAAAACCCTTCCCGGATTTGGATATGGTACCTATAAATTAACGGTAGTATTGCCAAAAGCGGTTGGGCCGTTAACGTTGGTAATGCCTGATGTTTACTCTGCCTACAGGCTCTTTATCAATGGAAAAGAAGAAACAGCCAATGGAACAGTAAGTACAAGTGCAAATGGATTTGTACCGCATTGGCAATACCGAGCAGTTCATCTTCCTGAAGGGGCTGATACCCTAACTTTAATTTTGCATGCCGCCAACTTTGCCCACAGCAAGGGTGGCTTTAAAAATGCCATTACAATCGGAAAAACCTATGAGGTTGAACTAGACAGGAATCGGGCGGAAGCTATTGATCTGCTTTTAACGGGTTGTTTGTTAATGGGTGGTTTGTTTTTTCTCGGGCTCTTTTTGCTCGGAAACCGGGATAAAGCCATTTTGTTATTCTCTCTCTACTGCATTGTATACAGTTATCGGATTATAGGGGTGGATAATTATGAGTTGCACACCGTATTGCCCCATATGAGTTGGTATATCACCGCAAGGATAGAATATATGACCCTTTTTGCGGGTATCGGTCTATTTACTTTGTATACCAGGTATTTATATCCAGAGGTGATCTCTTTGCTTGTTATAAAAGTGCTGGCTTTCATTTGCTTCGGTTTTGCTGCTATAGTCATTTTATTTCCGGCGTACTATTTTACACAACTCATCAACCCATTTTTGTTGGTCACCTTATTCTGCATGGGGTATATGCCCTATGTATATGCTGTGGCTTTTAAAAACAAACTTCCAGGTGCTACCTATGCTTTAACCAGTTGTTTATCCCTGTCTATAATCTTTGGCATTTCACTATTTCATTATTGGGGTTTAATACCGCAGTTACAGTTGCTCAGTTTTTTTGCTTATGTAAGCTTTTTCTTTCTGCAATCCCTGGTATTGTCGCATCGGGTATCTTTTGTACTTAGAAATGCAAGAGAGGCGGCAGAAATGGGTTTGATTGCTAAAAGTGAATTTTTAAGCACTATGAGCCACGAAATCAGGACTCCGCTAAATTCTGTGATAGGGATGAGCCATTTATTGCTCAAAAACAATCCCCGAGAAGACCAGACAGAACAATTGGGCATCATGCTGTTCTCTGCCAATAATTTATTGGCTATTGTAAACGACATTTTAGACTACAACAAAATTGAGGCAGGTAAAATAACTTTTGAGCACATAGAGATGGATGTGCCCGCAATTGTTAAAAATATTGTTTCGGGCTTGCAAACTTCCGCTCAGGATAAAGGTATAGAACTTAGGCTTTTCATTGACTCTACGCTTCAAAATAAAGTAATGGGAGATCCTACCCGTATTTTTCAGGTAGTTACCAACTTGGTACATAACGCTATTAAGTTTACGCAGTCAGGTTATGTGGATGTGAGGGTAGAGGTAAAACAGCAGGATGCACAGCGCGTTACTTTGCGGGTTCAGGTTAAGGATACAGGCATTGGAATTTCTGCAGAAAAGCAAAAGTTGATTTTTGAGCGATTTACGCAGGCAGATTCCTCTACCTCAAGAGGTTTTGGGGGTACGGGCTTAGGCCTTGCCATTTGCAAACGTATCCTGGAATTGCAAAATTCATCTTTGGAGCTGATTAGTGAAGAAGGTGAAGGTTCAGCGTTTTTCTTTGAACAAACTTTTGATAAAAGCATTAAAACGGCCGCCCAACAAAATATTGAGAAAAATTTGCCGAAGCAGGAGGATAAGCCCTTTGCAGGAATTTCTATTTTGCTGGTAGAAGATAACCCTGTAAATGTGATGGTGGCCCAAACTTTTTTGCAGCGCTGGGGGGCGCAGATTGATGTGGCAGTGAATGGGAAAGAAGCCATTGAAAAGCTGGATATCGATAAACATAAGTTGATCTTAATGGATCTTCATATGCCTGTGATGGATGGCTACGAAGCGGCAAAAAGCATGAGGGCAAATGGCGTGCTGATCCCAATTGTAGCATTGACAGCAAATCTCCCAAAAGAAATTGAAGAGAAAGTTAAACAAGCTGGAATTGATGATGTGGTGATCAAACCTTTTCTTCCTGATGAGTTGTACCGCAAACTATTGCACTATCTTCTTTAA
- the glgX gene encoding glycogen debranching protein GlgX, with the protein MSDLMIYPGEAYPLGATWDGEGVNFALYAQNATAVELCLFNAETDQSETYKIAFTERSHEVWHAYLPGIQPGQLYGYRVHGAFEPDKGQRFNANKLLIDPYAKAIAGVVKWDDALFGYEVGHKNKDLSFSELDSAPFTPKAIVIDGNYDWEGDEPPKISYHNSIIYEAHVKGFTQLHPDIPEEIRGTYAALAHPVTIQYLKDLGITAIELMPVHEFIDDRHLVEIGLSNYWGYNTIGFFAPDARYSSNGILGGQVKEFKDMVKEIHKAGIEVILDVVYNHTAEGNEMGPTLSFKGIDNEAYYRLVEGEERYYMDYTGTGNTLNANLPSVLRLMMDSLRYWIEDMHIDGFRFDLASTLARELHEVNRLSSFFEIIYQDPIISQVKLIAEPWDVGEGGYQVGKFPPGWAEWNGKYRDCIRDYWRGAESMLGEFGQRFTGSPDLYQDDYRRPTASVNFITAHDGFTLNDLVSYNEKHNAENGEDNKDGEDHNRSWNCGAEGKTEDEGILALRQRQKRNLLTTLFLSQGVPMLVAGDEISRTQNGNNNAYCQDNPISWLHWSEKDEDLLAFTRKLIHLRKKHPVFCRRRWFQGQAIKGVGAEDIAWFLPEGDEMEEHNWEEDYARSLAVYLNGMGLRSVGTKGERITDDSFYVIFNAYEGQLDYVLPKKKYGNGWIKVLDTSIGGTEECEGLYKPGEIVNVAGRSVVLLKSKPLQVV; encoded by the coding sequence ATGAGTGATTTAATGATATACCCAGGAGAGGCTTATCCGCTAGGTGCAACATGGGATGGAGAGGGTGTAAACTTTGCACTTTATGCGCAAAATGCTACGGCTGTTGAATTATGTCTTTTCAATGCAGAAACTGATCAAAGTGAGACGTATAAAATTGCATTTACAGAACGCTCTCATGAGGTATGGCATGCCTATCTTCCCGGTATACAACCGGGCCAGCTATATGGCTACAGGGTACATGGGGCTTTTGAACCTGATAAGGGGCAACGCTTTAACGCTAATAAATTATTGATTGATCCTTACGCAAAAGCCATTGCAGGGGTGGTTAAATGGGACGATGCTTTGTTTGGTTATGAAGTTGGACATAAAAATAAAGATTTAAGTTTTAGTGAACTGGATAGCGCCCCTTTTACACCAAAAGCTATTGTGATAGATGGGAATTATGATTGGGAGGGAGATGAACCACCTAAAATCAGTTACCATAACTCCATCATTTATGAGGCACATGTAAAAGGTTTTACGCAACTACATCCCGATATCCCTGAAGAAATAAGGGGTACCTACGCCGCTTTGGCACACCCTGTAACTATACAATATTTAAAAGACCTTGGCATTACGGCAATTGAACTGATGCCGGTACATGAATTTATAGACGACCGCCATCTGGTAGAAATAGGGCTGAGCAATTATTGGGGTTACAATACCATTGGTTTTTTCGCTCCAGACGCACGCTATTCCTCTAATGGTATTCTTGGAGGTCAGGTAAAGGAGTTTAAAGATATGGTAAAGGAAATTCACAAAGCCGGTATAGAAGTGATTTTAGATGTGGTCTATAACCATACCGCCGAGGGAAATGAAATGGGGCCAACATTGTCTTTTAAAGGAATAGATAATGAAGCCTACTACAGATTGGTGGAGGGAGAAGAACGTTATTACATGGACTACACCGGTACAGGAAATACGTTAAATGCCAATTTGCCCAGTGTATTGCGTTTGATGATGGATAGCTTGCGCTATTGGATAGAGGACATGCATATAGACGGCTTTCGTTTTGACCTGGCTTCTACGCTGGCCAGGGAACTGCATGAAGTAAACCGGCTGAGCTCATTCTTTGAAATCATTTATCAGGACCCGATTATTTCGCAGGTAAAGCTAATTGCAGAGCCATGGGATGTGGGAGAAGGGGGGTATCAGGTTGGGAAATTTCCTCCGGGATGGGCAGAATGGAATGGTAAGTACAGAGATTGCATCCGTGATTATTGGAGAGGAGCCGAAAGTATGCTGGGTGAATTTGGTCAGCGTTTTACCGGAAGCCCGGATTTATATCAGGACGATTATAGAAGACCAACGGCAAGCGTCAATTTCATTACTGCGCACGATGGCTTTACCTTAAATGATTTAGTATCTTATAATGAAAAACATAACGCCGAAAACGGCGAAGACAATAAAGACGGCGAGGATCATAACAGGTCATGGAATTGTGGTGCGGAAGGTAAAACCGAAGATGAAGGTATTCTTGCGTTAAGGCAGCGGCAAAAACGCAACCTGCTTACTACCCTTTTTCTTTCGCAGGGGGTTCCAATGTTAGTAGCTGGTGACGAAATAAGCCGCACACAAAATGGCAACAACAATGCATACTGCCAGGACAATCCAATTTCATGGTTACATTGGTCAGAAAAAGACGAAGATTTATTGGCTTTTACGAGAAAGCTAATCCATCTTCGAAAAAAACATCCTGTATTTTGCAGAAGAAGATGGTTTCAGGGGCAAGCCATAAAAGGGGTTGGCGCAGAAGATATCGCCTGGTTTTTGCCGGAAGGGGATGAAATGGAAGAGCACAATTGGGAAGAAGATTATGCAAGGTCTTTAGCTGTCTATTTAAATGGTATGGGCTTAAGAAGTGTGGGCACCAAAGGTGAGCGCATTACAGATGATAGCTTCTATGTTATTTTTAATGCCTATGAGGGGCAGCTGGATTATGTATTGCCTAAAAAAAAATATGGTAACGGATGGATAAAAGTGCTGGATACAAGTATTGGCGGAACAGAAGAATGTGAAGGCCTTTATAAGCCGGGAGAAATTGTTAACGTAGCGGGAAGAAGTGTAGTATTGTTAAAATCCAAACCGCTTCAGGTGGTGTGA
- a CDS encoding N-formylglutamate amidohydrolase has protein sequence MKLLKLTPLLLLFFVQAAFAQKWESGKSYFDEEHWTEFIPGDMPLVISIPHGGTLVLPEVPLRDCKGAVTVTDTHTAELGREIQNTFFKKYGKRPYLIISLISRKNVDQNRDLEEGTCGNQLMIKPWHAFHDNIDTALALAVKQFGSTLYIDLHGHGHTNQRLELGYSLNASELPDVSNKTDLKELAQKSTLNNLLTINKKADFKDLMIGDHAFGTLITEAGSPAVPSKQDPFIADGGKYFNGGYNTRTYTSAKYPKVFGWQIESNYKGVRDAAGRPAFAKAFADVIMKYFKENTTIKL, from the coding sequence ATGAAACTTCTAAAACTGACACCATTATTATTGCTGTTTTTTGTGCAAGCGGCATTTGCCCAGAAATGGGAAAGTGGAAAATCGTATTTTGATGAAGAACACTGGACAGAATTTATCCCGGGTGACATGCCGCTTGTCATTAGCATTCCTCATGGTGGAACTTTGGTATTACCTGAAGTCCCTTTAAGAGATTGCAAGGGGGCCGTAACGGTAACCGATACCCACACCGCAGAACTTGGAAGGGAAATACAAAATACTTTCTTTAAGAAATACGGCAAACGCCCATACCTTATCATTTCGCTGATATCCCGAAAAAACGTGGATCAAAACCGCGATCTTGAAGAAGGGACCTGCGGCAACCAGCTCATGATAAAACCATGGCATGCTTTCCACGATAATATTGATACGGCATTGGCACTAGCCGTTAAACAATTTGGCAGTACCCTCTATATTGACTTGCATGGTCATGGCCATACCAATCAGCGTCTTGAACTGGGTTACAGTTTAAATGCAAGTGAGTTGCCAGACGTCAGCAATAAGACTGATTTAAAGGAGCTTGCTCAAAAATCTACTTTAAACAATCTATTAACTATTAATAAAAAGGCAGATTTTAAAGATTTGATGATTGGCGACCATGCCTTTGGAACCTTAATTACGGAAGCCGGAAGCCCGGCAGTCCCTTCCAAGCAAGATCCCTTTATTGCTGATGGGGGTAAATATTTTAACGGTGGTTATAACACCAGAACTTATACATCTGCTAAGTACCCAAAAGTTTTTGGCTGGCAAATAGAAAGTAATTACAAAGGGGTTAGGGACGCCGCTGGCCGACCTGCTTTTGCTAAAGCATTTGCAGACGTAATTATGAAATATTTCAAAGAAAATACGACAATTAAGTTATAA
- a CDS encoding gliding motility-associated C-terminal domain-containing protein, with amino-acid sequence MKKKLLLIVGIFLLLATGLNAQSVVINKIYNNTNTSATFGGGLNGQGDGVELLVLDDHVDLRGVYIKDFYNMSASSTAFVEGGHYQFTQDDLWKDLRSGTTITLIRPAISPVEPPALDVDVSDYIIQIPFTNANSTPYITQITTTNSYFFNPQGTDGIVLKRGTSPLGFDNVIHFFYTGYGNNATLKAVIDAFTFPKMLTSATLPGGTTASGFAYANNPSAALTATLAKADYNGVNSATNNIIATSTTTAPAWGVGEPSNNSNLIASLREASSVVPVVFGNIVINRVFNSGADRGEGDMLELLILNNNTDIRGMYLKDIAGGTSTGTAYDDNGGKYQFSQDPLWNNMKAGTTIVIRVSGNAAFAEEAYDVDANDSRIDINMLYQKSSKYLNYLSGTFNLQNYDLAMLKAANATGGADGNVGAVHTFVFGVTSTYSTAYNALPTPKIGSSAPLSSSSGYQYVSSPTNDIDDYNGRGANVINTTSTETVWGDGHPGANADFIKSLRPTTTVGDGPSVVINRIFNSSTVVSGTTTTGGVDDVIELLVIQDHTDMRGMFIKDIGGGTNLTTSFSDAGGKYQFTENALWSDLRSGTTIVLRGVAATVTEPGVDLDPSDYRLDLNLKASDYFLNLGTATAFNLQNYDMVMLKTKASGSAGFTEAIHSFATGISSATKITLFNTLPEPRLGAASILNGNSTSSGYQYALSPTQSPNDFNGRGATYVGNSTTLIPVWGNGHPGNNADFIASLRPVIANQPIIKSGQDYSVDENSPAGTIVGKATASLRSTGSLSKWAILYGNTNNMFAIDPSSGVITLTGTSLPDYETMPNYTLTLEVYNGSVRSNSVPIIVSVRNLDEELTAPKITGAVGGRLNGFLPEVTGVAEYNRNIALYVDDVLVTDTITTSETRANWTARIYNTMSPGMHTFYFTSTGTGQALKTSPVTTVTFGTATTEIVPYNLLTPNGDGKNDVWKITNLQLYPINEVVVFDKVGKVVYRQNNYQQDWDGTSNGEPLQSGTYYYQVSFGPDLKPLKGYITIIRRK; translated from the coding sequence ATGAAAAAAAAGCTACTATTAATTGTCGGGATTTTTTTACTACTTGCAACAGGCCTTAATGCCCAATCTGTTGTAATTAATAAAATTTACAACAATACGAATACTTCTGCTACTTTCGGCGGTGGGCTAAATGGGCAAGGGGACGGAGTAGAGCTGCTGGTACTTGACGATCATGTCGATTTGCGCGGAGTTTATATTAAGGATTTTTACAACATGTCTGCTTCATCAACTGCTTTTGTGGAAGGTGGTCACTATCAGTTTACTCAAGATGATTTATGGAAGGACTTACGTTCTGGAACTACAATTACTTTAATACGTCCGGCAATATCGCCTGTAGAGCCACCGGCCTTAGACGTTGACGTTAGTGATTATATAATTCAGATACCTTTTACCAATGCTAATTCTACTCCGTACATTACACAGATTACTACTACCAATAGTTATTTCTTTAACCCGCAGGGTACTGACGGTATTGTGTTAAAACGGGGAACTAGTCCTCTTGGATTTGATAACGTGATTCATTTTTTCTACACAGGTTATGGAAATAACGCAACGTTAAAAGCGGTTATAGACGCTTTCACTTTTCCAAAAATGCTAACTTCAGCAACATTGCCTGGTGGAACCACAGCTAGCGGATTTGCATACGCAAATAACCCTTCTGCAGCATTAACTGCGACCTTAGCGAAGGCAGACTATAATGGTGTAAATAGTGCAACGAATAATATTATTGCCACCTCTACAACTACAGCACCCGCTTGGGGAGTTGGTGAACCTAGTAATAATTCTAATCTTATCGCGTCTTTGCGTGAAGCATCATCAGTTGTACCGGTAGTTTTTGGAAATATAGTTATTAATAGGGTTTTTAATAGCGGTGCTGATCGTGGAGAGGGAGATATGTTGGAATTATTGATTTTAAATAATAATACTGATATAAGGGGTATGTACCTTAAAGATATTGCAGGAGGAACAAGTACAGGTACTGCTTATGATGATAACGGAGGTAAATACCAGTTCTCTCAGGACCCACTTTGGAACAATATGAAAGCTGGGACTACTATAGTGATCAGGGTAAGCGGAAATGCAGCTTTTGCAGAAGAGGCTTATGATGTTGACGCTAATGACAGTAGAATCGATATTAATATGTTGTACCAGAAATCTTCGAAATATCTAAATTATTTGTCCGGAACTTTTAATCTCCAAAATTATGATCTGGCAATGTTAAAAGCAGCCAATGCAACTGGTGGGGCAGACGGTAATGTTGGGGCCGTGCATACCTTTGTATTTGGTGTTACATCAACTTATTCAACTGCCTACAATGCATTACCTACTCCAAAAATAGGATCTTCAGCTCCGTTGAGTTCATCATCAGGTTATCAGTATGTAAGTAGTCCAACTAATGATATTGACGATTACAATGGAAGAGGCGCGAATGTAATCAATACCACTAGTACCGAAACAGTTTGGGGAGATGGACATCCGGGAGCTAATGCTGATTTTATTAAAAGCTTGCGTCCAACAACCACTGTTGGTGATGGACCTAGTGTGGTCATCAACAGGATATTTAATAGTAGTACCGTTGTTAGTGGTACAACCACTACTGGTGGGGTGGATGATGTGATTGAATTACTTGTCATTCAGGATCATACTGATATGCGTGGAATGTTTATTAAGGATATTGGTGGTGGAACAAATTTAACAACTTCATTTAGTGATGCGGGGGGTAAATATCAATTTACTGAAAATGCGTTATGGAGTGATCTCCGGTCTGGAACAACCATCGTATTGCGCGGTGTTGCAGCAACAGTTACAGAACCGGGTGTTGATTTGGATCCTTCAGATTACAGGTTGGATTTAAATTTAAAAGCATCAGACTATTTTCTAAACCTTGGTACAGCTACCGCGTTTAACCTTCAAAACTATGATATGGTGATGCTAAAAACTAAAGCATCGGGTTCTGCAGGTTTTACAGAAGCCATTCATAGCTTTGCTACGGGAATAAGTAGTGCAACAAAAATAACGTTATTCAATACGTTACCTGAACCTAGATTAGGTGCTGCATCAATTCTTAATGGAAATAGCACATCTTCAGGCTATCAATATGCGCTTAGTCCTACACAATCTCCAAATGATTTCAACGGAAGAGGAGCTACGTATGTTGGTAACAGCACAACGCTGATTCCGGTATGGGGGAATGGTCACCCGGGAAATAACGCAGATTTTATTGCATCATTAAGGCCAGTAATTGCCAATCAGCCTATAATCAAGTCCGGCCAGGATTACTCTGTAGATGAAAACAGTCCGGCAGGTACAATAGTCGGTAAAGCAACAGCATCCTTAAGGTCTACAGGATCACTTTCAAAATGGGCAATATTATATGGCAATACCAACAACATGTTTGCGATCGATCCATCTTCAGGTGTGATTACGTTAACAGGTACGTCATTGCCGGATTATGAAACTATGCCTAATTATACGTTAACTCTGGAAGTATATAATGGTTCGGTAAGATCTAACAGTGTACCAATTATTGTAAGTGTGAGAAACCTGGATGAGGAGTTAACTGCCCCAAAAATTACAGGCGCGGTAGGCGGAAGACTAAACGGATTCTTGCCAGAGGTAACTGGTGTAGCAGAATACAACAGGAATATTGCTTTATATGTAGATGATGTGCTGGTAACAGATACCATTACAACCAGCGAAACAAGGGCCAACTGGACGGCAAGAATTTATAATACCATGTCCCCAGGCATGCATACATTTTACTTTACCAGCACCGGAACTGGCCAGGCTTTAAAAACCAGTCCCGTAACAACAGTAACTTTTGGCACGGCAACTACAGAAATTGTTCCTTATAACTTACTTACACCAAATGGAGATGGTAAAAATGACGTATGGAAAATCACTAACCTGCAATTATACCCTATAAACGAAGTCGTAGTATTTGATAAAGTAGGGAAAGTAGTTTATCGTCAAAACAACTATCAGCAAGACTGGGACGGAACCAGTAATGGTGAACCTTTACAATCGGGAACCTATTACTATCAGGTAAGCTTTGGCCCTGATTTAAAACCGTTGAAAGGTTACATTACCATAATTAGAAGAAAATAA
- a CDS encoding PorP/SprF family type IX secretion system membrane protein, which yields MNYKLNCIAASLFTVVVSFLMVEKTAAQVNPILGMYYQNQYLANPAYAGDNQGLTLNLGYKRELTKVEGTPVTNNITADYGMGKVGLGVNVNMDRDGLIDIFRYTATYAYHLPINDESKVSFGLSAGVTTEKINTGNIIGDEGDTEIGWYNNQTAYIDGDFGAAYNYKNITVQGVVPNLRKLFYKEEEERAYTPSTFYSALSYKFIGEVTTLEPKVVYRGIKNYGNILDAGVNASFLKDSFNILALYHSTKNLSAGLGFQIDNKYQLQFAYTSPFSGTLRQYSEGNLSIGLKIHFLQK from the coding sequence ATGAATTATAAATTAAACTGTATCGCTGCTAGTCTTTTTACCGTAGTTGTTTCCTTTTTAATGGTTGAAAAAACAGCGGCTCAGGTTAATCCGATCCTAGGCATGTACTACCAAAATCAATACCTTGCAAATCCAGCCTATGCTGGCGACAATCAAGGGCTAACATTGAACTTGGGTTATAAAAGAGAATTGACAAAAGTGGAGGGTACGCCAGTAACCAATAACATTACCGCTGATTACGGAATGGGAAAAGTTGGCCTAGGTGTAAATGTAAATATGGATAGAGACGGCCTTATCGATATCTTCCGTTATACAGCAACTTATGCTTATCACCTTCCAATTAACGACGAGAGTAAAGTGAGTTTTGGCCTGTCTGCAGGTGTAACTACAGAAAAGATCAATACCGGAAATATCATTGGCGATGAAGGGGATACCGAAATTGGTTGGTATAACAATCAAACTGCCTATATTGATGGAGATTTTGGTGCAGCATACAATTATAAAAATATTACCGTACAAGGTGTAGTACCTAATCTTCGCAAGTTGTTTTATAAAGAAGAAGAGGAGAGAGCCTATACACCTTCAACTTTTTATTCCGCACTGAGTTACAAATTTATTGGTGAAGTAACCACATTGGAACCCAAAGTGGTTTATCGTGGTATTAAAAATTATGGAAACATTTTAGATGCAGGCGTAAATGCTTCCTTTTTGAAGGATAGCTTTAACATTCTGGCACTTTACCACAGCACAAAAAATTTGAGTGCTGGCCTGGGTTTTCAAATCGATAATAAATACCAGCTTCAGTTTGCCTACACCTCTCCATTTAGTGGCACATTGAGGCAATATTCAGAAGGTAATTTATCTATTGGCTTAAAAATTCATTTTCTTCAGAAATAA
- a CDS encoding RNA polymerase sigma factor: MAIYNLFADKELLLKVAEGDQIAFRQVFDLYKKTIFTFVENFIHSTADAEEIVQETFVILWNNRSSLSGVDHPRNYIYTIARNKCYDYLTKVARNEKMMKHAWENTQTCSNDTESLMQVKESMLVIDKALLKLSTQKQAVFRMSRFEDMSHEEIADATGLSKSRVKNIIVEVLKHLKSRLQQASIFMFLLVSYIN, encoded by the coding sequence ATGGCGATTTATAATTTATTTGCTGACAAAGAATTGCTCCTGAAGGTTGCTGAAGGTGATCAGATTGCTTTTAGGCAGGTATTTGATCTGTACAAGAAAACCATATTTACATTTGTTGAGAACTTCATTCATTCTACTGCCGATGCGGAAGAGATTGTTCAGGAGACCTTTGTCATATTATGGAATAACCGTAGCTCTCTTTCGGGAGTAGACCATCCAAGAAACTATATTTATACCATTGCACGTAATAAATGTTATGACTACTTAACTAAAGTAGCACGCAATGAAAAGATGATGAAACATGCCTGGGAAAATACCCAAACCTGTAGTAATGATACCGAGTCTTTAATGCAGGTTAAAGAAAGTATGTTGGTTATAGATAAAGCATTGTTGAAATTATCTACCCAAAAGCAAGCGGTTTTTAGAATGAGTCGATTTGAAGACATGAGTCATGAAGAGATTGCAGATGCTACAGGTTTATCTAAAAGCCGTGTTAAAAATATCATTGTAGAAGTTTTGAAGCATTTAAAATCACGCTTGCAACAGGCCTCTATTTTCATGTTCCTTTTAGTGAGTTACATCAACTAA